From one Triticum urartu cultivar G1812 chromosome 3, Tu2.1, whole genome shotgun sequence genomic stretch:
- the LOC125548779 gene encoding uncharacterized protein LOC125548779, producing MEIITKRPRERRGNAADGEPLPQLLDSPLPTPRRSCASADAPGSSLRCAASPLRTQVPFSWESSPGVPKSGRDTREETMPPPKLPPGRWPPQCPTRTNWCYGNGSEASSDDCDASSFSDALDRTSSSPARIGSFDRVTSKRFEDIFLGRAESFAKDRSHSSRHAPTGEPSAVVAASSSSARHTKHWRRRGSSRPHDDDDGEWPKSNDPVKVMPRVEQMSPRACGLMVFFPWSAKRAACGFKSPSTTRHSVAVDHSPSRGRSNPTLRDALQEDNKTDDMDVQDPPPQPRGEKRGRAEWQGRGWGVSSLLDTSKRYCTDARKALSKLSIGLGADSGSARVGRERRSGTQDATSTTTTAPVVGAKLTKLKSNRN from the coding sequence ATGGAGATCATCACCAAGCGCCCCAGGGAGAGGCGGGGCAATGCCGCCGACGGCGAGCCGCTCCCGCAGCTGCTCGACTCGCCgctccccacgccgcgccgctCGTGCGCCTCCGCGGACGCGCCCGGCAGCAGCCTGCGGtgcgccgcctcgccgctgcgCACGCAGGTGCCCTTCTCCTGGGAGAGCTCCCCTGGCGTGCCCAAGAGCGGCAGGGACACGCGGGAGGAGACGATGCCGCCGCCCAAGCTGCCGCCCGGGCGCTGGCCGCCGCAGTGCCCCACGAGGACGAACTGGTGCTACGGCAACGGGAGCGAGGCCAGCAGCGACGACTGCGACGCGTCGTCCTTCTCCGACGCCCTGGATAGGACGTCCTCCTCGCCCGCGCGGATCGGCTCCTTCGACCGGGTCACGTCCAAGCGCTTCGAGGACATCTTCCTCGGCCGCGCCGAGAGCTTCGCCAAGGACCGGTCCCACTCCTCCCGCCACGCGCCCACGGGCGAGCCCAGCGCCGTCGTCGCCGCGTCGTCGTCCTCGGCGAGACACACGAAGCACTGGCGTCGACGCGGCAGCTCGCGCCCCCACGATGACGACGACGGGGAGTGGCCGAAGAGCAACGACCCCGTGAAGGTCATGCCGCGCGTCGAGCAGATGTCCCCGAGAGCATGCGGGCTCATGGTGTTCTTCCCATGGAGCGCGAAGCGGGCGGCCTGCGGGTTCAAGAGCCCGTCGACGACGCGTCACTCCGTCGCCGTTGATCATTCGCCCTCCCGCGGCCGCAGCAACCCCACCCTGCGCGACGCTCTGCAGGAGGACAACAAGACCGACGACATGGACGTGCAAGACCCACCGCCGCAGCCGCGCGGGGAGAAGAGGGGCCGCGCGGAATGGCAGGGCCGCGGGTGGGGCGTCTCGTCGCTGCTCGACACGAGCAAAAGGTACTGCACCGACGCACGGAAGGCCCTGAGCAAGCTATCCATCGGATTGGGCGCTGACAGTGGCAGCGCGAGAGTTGGCAGGGAAAGGAGGAGCGGCACGCAGGATGCCACGTCCACAACGACGACCGCGCCCGTCGTCGGCGCCAAGCTGACGAAACTCAAGTCTAACAGAAATTAA